A genomic stretch from Rhodothermales bacterium includes:
- a CDS encoding TonB-dependent receptor: MKSWIILAALLLLAPAAVHAQGVTTSSIWGKVTDQQGTSLPGANIVATHLPSGSEYGTISDLDGNFRIPNMRVGGPYEVVISYVGFESYTQNGITLVLGQSHAIGAMLSESAVLLDEVTVIGLGGVFDADRTGIASNIDEQLIQVAPSMGRDIADFARLTPQAYVINDDDDGPAISIAGQNNRFNTIYIDGAVNNDVFGLSAQGTNGGQTGATPISIDAIEEFQINIAPFDVTQSGFTGGAINAITRSGTNVFEGSAYYYLRNQTLVGKTPTSDPTLTRERLADFSNQRYGIRLGGPIVKNKLFFFASGELLRSESPRPFNAGEYRGASASRLAEIQTVLQNELGYDAGDFGAKAASLDDNKLLGKIDWNISRDHKLSLRHSYSQSDNTDEFASTASTINFRNNGIIFPNTTNSTTMELNSLFGTRVANKLLLGYTRVKDDRGVAGRPFPSVSITDGAGSISLGPEPFSTANLLEQDIFTITNNLNLFSGRHTFTLGTHNEFY, translated from the coding sequence ATGAAATCCTGGATTATCCTGGCAGCCTTGCTGTTGCTGGCGCCGGCCGCCGTGCACGCGCAGGGCGTCACCACCTCCTCCATATGGGGGAAAGTCACCGACCAGCAGGGAACGTCGCTTCCCGGCGCCAATATTGTGGCCACGCACCTGCCCTCGGGCAGCGAGTACGGCACGATCTCCGATCTGGACGGCAATTTCCGGATCCCCAATATGCGCGTTGGCGGCCCGTACGAGGTCGTCATTTCGTACGTAGGCTTCGAATCGTACACCCAGAACGGCATCACACTGGTGCTCGGACAGAGCCACGCCATCGGGGCGATGCTGTCCGAAAGCGCCGTTTTGCTCGATGAAGTGACCGTGATCGGGCTCGGCGGCGTGTTCGACGCCGACCGGACGGGCATCGCGTCTAACATCGACGAACAGTTGATCCAGGTCGCGCCGTCGATGGGGAGAGACATCGCCGACTTCGCCCGCCTCACGCCCCAGGCCTACGTCATCAACGATGACGACGACGGCCCGGCCATCTCGATCGCCGGCCAGAACAACCGCTTCAACACGATCTACATCGACGGTGCGGTGAACAACGACGTGTTCGGCCTTTCGGCCCAGGGCACGAACGGCGGCCAGACCGGAGCGACCCCGATCAGCATCGACGCGATCGAGGAATTTCAGATCAACATCGCTCCGTTCGACGTCACCCAGAGCGGTTTCACGGGCGGCGCCATCAACGCGATCACGCGCAGCGGCACGAACGTGTTCGAGGGGTCGGCCTACTACTACCTCCGCAACCAGACGCTCGTCGGCAAGACGCCGACCAGCGACCCGACGCTGACGCGCGAGCGGCTGGCCGATTTCTCGAACCAGCGCTACGGCATCCGGCTCGGCGGCCCCATCGTGAAGAACAAGCTGTTCTTCTTTGCGAGCGGCGAGCTGCTCCGTTCGGAGTCGCCGCGGCCGTTCAACGCCGGCGAGTACCGCGGCGCGTCCGCGAGCCGGCTCGCCGAGATCCAGACGGTGCTCCAGAACGAACTGGGCTACGACGCCGGCGATTTCGGGGCCAAGGCCGCGTCGCTAGACGACAACAAGCTGCTGGGGAAGATCGACTGGAACATCAGCCGGGATCACAAGCTCAGCCTGCGCCACAGCTACTCGCAGTCGGACAACACCGACGAGTTCGCCAGCACGGCTTCGACGATCAATTTCCGGAATAACGGGATCATCTTCCCGAACACGACGAACTCGACGACGATGGAGCTGAACAGCCTGTTCGGAACCCGCGTCGCCAACAAGCTGCTGCTCGGCTACACCCGGGTGAAGGACGACCGCGGCGTGGCCGGCCGGCCGTTCCCTTCGGTCAGCATCACCGACGGCGCCGGCTCGATTTCGCTGGGTCCGGAGCCGTTCTCGACCGCGAACCTCCTCGAGCAGGACATCTTTACCATCACCAATAACCTGAACCTGTTCAGCGGGCGCCACACCTTCACCCTCGGCACCCACAACGAGTTCTACG
- a CDS encoding ATP-dependent Clp protease adaptor ClpS: MEPDILTAPVEIDVEEERTIFLPNFHVILLDDNDHTYEYVIEMLMKLFGHSQEKAYRMACDVDRQGRVVVDTTTKERAELKRDQIHSYGADWRIAHCRGSMSAIVEPAE; this comes from the coding sequence ATGGAACCAGATATTCTGACAGCGCCTGTAGAAATCGACGTGGAGGAAGAACGCACCATCTTCCTCCCGAACTTTCACGTCATCCTGCTCGACGACAACGACCATACCTACGAGTATGTCATCGAGATGCTCATGAAGCTGTTCGGGCACAGCCAGGAGAAGGCCTACCGCATGGCGTGCGACGTCGACCGGCAGGGGCGCGTCGTCGTCGATACCACCACGAAGGAGCGGGCGGAATTGAAGCGGGATCAGATCCACAGCTATGGCGCCGACTGGCGTATCGCGCACTGCCGCGGCTCGATGTCGGCCATCGTCGAGCCGGCCGAGTGA
- a CDS encoding redoxin family protein — protein sequence MKTLEAMQTRYAARILVWSLTALLAASHPVVAQPVLGIGGSAAGLNRPMMDAVSGARMDVVSAFGQGGTVVVFWGNQCVWSQRYEERLRQVIRQARQDGVAVVLVNANDPEAFPKENAEESRQVARRVGVDRYFLDTDGSLARSMGAQRIPHVFLFDTARQLMYAGGIDDSPGDAALVQKTYLLDALTSLRTGAAPDPSETQPFGCRIKL from the coding sequence ATGAAAACGCTCGAAGCTATGCAAACACGGTACGCTGCAAGGATTCTCGTGTGGTCCCTGACGGCGCTGCTCGCCGCCTCGCACCCGGTGGTCGCGCAGCCCGTGCTTGGCATCGGCGGTTCGGCCGCCGGTTTGAACCGCCCCATGATGGACGCCGTGAGCGGGGCGCGCATGGATGTCGTCAGCGCGTTCGGCCAGGGCGGCACCGTCGTGGTGTTCTGGGGCAACCAGTGTGTATGGTCGCAGCGGTATGAAGAACGGCTGCGTCAGGTGATTCGGCAGGCCCGTCAGGATGGCGTGGCGGTCGTGCTGGTGAATGCCAACGATCCCGAGGCCTTTCCGAAGGAAAACGCGGAGGAAAGCCGGCAGGTCGCGCGCCGCGTCGGCGTGGACCGGTATTTTCTCGATACGGACGGGTCGCTGGCCCGGTCGATGGGAGCCCAGCGCATCCCGCACGTCTTTCTGTTCGATACGGCGCGGCAGCTGATGTACGCCGGCGGCATCGACGACAGCCCGGGCGACGCGGCGCTGGTGCAGAAGACGTACCTCCTCGACGCCCTGACCTCGCTGCGCACGGGCGCGGCGCCCGACCCATCGGAAACGCAGCCGTTCGGATGCCGGATCAAATTATAG
- a CDS encoding choice-of-anchor D domain-containing protein produces MAQEDAFIEADGLVVIEAESISGIDGWLTETSESGYAGNGYLRWNGANFFTDPGNGTIAYKVRIDTPGEYNMRLRLSHQGAPAGDQENDCWTRMDGGEWIKTFHPSNRIDEGFTFHSFHEPSSGEFVNPRYTLSAGEHIFYISGRSKNVRIDRIHLYLDSVADPLSIAHPESARGVTGGGGGGDATPGGVTVTGEQKKWHPITITLDGPQASEGGNPNPFLDYRFEVTFTQGASSYRVPGYFAADGNAAETGATAGNKWRAHFVPERTGTWTYTISMRSGADVALDTAPTAGSATAFNGLSGSFTISETDKTGADFRGKGMLRYVGRHYLQFDNGEYFIKGGADSPENFLAYKEFDGTVNGGGTDFTKSYNAHVGDWQPGDPTWKGSKGKGIIGALNYLASKGMNSVYFLTMNVDGDGKDVWPWPAQGDRLVYDVSKLAQWDIVFNHMDRLGIMLHVQTQETENELLLNGGNLGRERKLYYRELVARFGYHHAITWNLGEENDDNTTAQRKQFADYFAALDPYDHPVVVHTVPGQYDQIYNPLLGYPTFDGPSLQIKSPELVHAEVKKWRTLSAASRRWIVSLDEIGPYNLGVTPDGSNNNHGVIRKQALWGTLMAGGAGVEWYFGYDYDNHDLSAEDFRTRDEMWDFTRYALEFFQAYLPFNEMNPMDEVTSRADDYVFAKPGEAYAIYLPSGGTATANLAGGEYSVRWYNPRSGGALQTGSVQTVNGSGSTAIGNPPGSVDSDWVALLRSTSGVMTQPELRVTPATLNFGEVQAGTPKTLPLTVINDGNASLSISSLSIGGDNPFPFTVPEDPAPFTLNPGASIVLNVVFEPGAAGSKDASLRIASNDPNRSLLNVTLSGSGVAAGSGGGTGDGGDGGGTGGGGTGGGGGSTGGGGSGGGTGGGTGGGEAGNGIRVVSFTLVDAQSGEELMTIHNGDIINLGSLPTANLNIRADTEPEQVGSVQFSLNENRNFRLENSLPYAMAGDIGDTYNAWTPVPGEHVLKASPYSSRNATGALGESLEITFVVSRDGELPGAIELNQNFPNPFHERTTIAFKVQKTAYVTLDVYNAMGQRVQRIVDRYMPDGVHHVIFDGADLSSGLYLYRIESEGQVTVGKMLLVR; encoded by the coding sequence TTGGCGCAGGAAGACGCGTTCATCGAGGCGGACGGGCTGGTGGTGATCGAAGCCGAATCCATATCTGGGATCGACGGATGGCTCACGGAAACGTCCGAATCCGGCTATGCAGGGAACGGGTATCTGCGCTGGAACGGCGCCAACTTCTTCACCGACCCGGGCAACGGCACCATCGCCTACAAGGTCCGTATCGACACGCCAGGCGAGTATAACATGCGCTTGCGCCTTTCGCATCAGGGCGCGCCGGCGGGCGACCAGGAAAACGATTGCTGGACGCGCATGGACGGCGGCGAATGGATCAAGACCTTTCATCCGAGCAACCGGATCGACGAAGGGTTCACCTTCCACTCCTTCCACGAACCGTCTTCCGGCGAATTCGTCAACCCCCGGTACACCCTGTCCGCCGGCGAGCACATCTTCTACATCTCCGGACGCTCGAAGAACGTCCGGATCGACCGCATTCACCTTTACCTCGACTCGGTGGCGGACCCGCTGAGCATCGCCCATCCCGAATCGGCGCGCGGTGTTACGGGCGGCGGCGGGGGCGGCGATGCCACGCCCGGCGGCGTCACCGTCACGGGCGAGCAGAAGAAGTGGCACCCGATCACGATCACGCTGGACGGCCCGCAGGCCAGCGAAGGCGGCAATCCGAATCCGTTTCTCGACTACCGCTTCGAGGTCACCTTCACCCAGGGCGCTTCCAGCTACCGTGTGCCCGGTTATTTCGCCGCCGACGGCAATGCGGCCGAGACCGGTGCCACGGCCGGCAACAAATGGCGCGCGCACTTCGTCCCCGAACGGACGGGCACCTGGACCTACACGATATCGATGCGCAGCGGCGCGGACGTGGCCCTCGACACCGCGCCGACCGCCGGCTCGGCTACCGCATTCAACGGGTTGAGCGGCAGCTTCACGATCTCGGAGACCGACAAGACCGGTGCCGATTTCCGGGGCAAAGGGATGCTCCGCTATGTCGGCCGGCACTATCTCCAGTTCGACAACGGCGAATACTTCATCAAGGGCGGCGCGGACAGCCCCGAGAATTTTCTCGCCTACAAGGAATTCGACGGCACCGTCAATGGAGGCGGCACCGACTTCACCAAGTCGTACAATGCCCACGTCGGCGACTGGCAGCCGGGCGACCCGACCTGGAAAGGGAGCAAGGGCAAGGGGATCATCGGGGCGCTGAACTACCTGGCCTCCAAGGGCATGAACTCCGTCTACTTCCTCACGATGAACGTCGACGGAGACGGGAAAGACGTCTGGCCGTGGCCGGCCCAGGGCGATCGCCTCGTATACGACGTCTCGAAGCTGGCGCAGTGGGACATCGTGTTCAACCACATGGACCGGCTGGGCATCATGCTGCACGTCCAGACCCAGGAAACGGAAAATGAACTGCTTCTCAACGGGGGCAACCTCGGCCGCGAACGCAAGCTCTACTACCGCGAGCTGGTGGCCCGCTTCGGCTATCACCACGCCATAACCTGGAATCTGGGCGAAGAAAACGACGACAACACAACGGCCCAGCGGAAGCAGTTCGCCGACTACTTCGCCGCCCTCGATCCCTACGACCATCCGGTCGTGGTGCACACCGTGCCGGGGCAATACGACCAGATCTACAACCCGCTGCTCGGTTATCCGACCTTCGACGGCCCCTCGCTCCAGATCAAGAGCCCGGAACTCGTGCACGCCGAGGTCAAGAAGTGGCGCACCCTCTCCGCCGCGAGCCGGCGCTGGATCGTTTCGCTGGACGAGATCGGCCCCTACAACCTCGGCGTCACGCCCGACGGATCGAACAACAATCACGGCGTCATCCGCAAGCAGGCGCTCTGGGGCACGCTGATGGCCGGCGGGGCCGGCGTGGAGTGGTATTTCGGCTACGACTACGACAACCACGACCTGAGCGCCGAGGACTTCCGCACTCGCGACGAGATGTGGGATTTCACGCGGTACGCCCTCGAGTTCTTCCAGGCGTATCTCCCCTTCAACGAGATGAACCCCATGGATGAGGTGACGTCGCGGGCGGACGATTACGTCTTTGCCAAACCGGGCGAAGCTTACGCGATCTATCTCCCTTCCGGGGGCACCGCCACGGCAAACCTGGCGGGCGGCGAATACAGCGTGCGCTGGTACAACCCCCGCTCCGGCGGCGCACTGCAAACCGGCAGCGTGCAAACCGTCAACGGCTCCGGCTCGACCGCCATCGGCAACCCGCCGGGCAGTGTGGATTCGGACTGGGTGGCGCTGCTGCGGAGCACCTCCGGCGTGATGACGCAACCCGAGCTTCGGGTCACGCCGGCCACGCTGAACTTCGGCGAGGTCCAGGCCGGCACGCCCAAGACGCTGCCCCTCACCGTGATCAACGACGGAAATGCGAGCCTGTCGATCAGTTCGCTCTCGATCGGCGGCGACAACCCGTTCCCGTTCACCGTTCCTGAAGATCCCGCTCCGTTCACCCTTAACCCCGGCGCCTCGATCGTACTCAACGTGGTGTTCGAGCCCGGCGCGGCCGGGAGCAAGGATGCCTCGTTGCGCATCGCCAGCAACGACCCCAACCGGTCGCTCCTCAACGTCACCCTCTCTGGCAGCGGCGTGGCCGCCGGCAGCGGGGGCGGCACGGGCGACGGCGGAGACGGCGGCGGTACGGGTGGCGGTGGAACCGGAGGCGGCGGGGGCAGCACGGGCGGCGGCGGAAGCGGGGGCGGCACGGGCGGCGGCACGGGTGGCGGTGAAGCCGGAAATGGCATCCGGGTCGTCAGCTTTACGCTGGTCGACGCCCAATCCGGCGAGGAGCTCATGACGATCCACAACGGCGACATCATCAACCTCGGGTCGCTCCCCACCGCCAACTTGAACATTCGGGCGGATACCGAGCCGGAGCAGGTGGGAAGCGTCCAGTTTTCCCTCAACGAGAACCGCAACTTCCGGCTAGAGAACTCGCTGCCCTATGCGATGGCCGGCGACATCGGCGACACCTACAACGCGTGGACGCCTGTGCCGGGCGAGCATGTCCTGAAGGCCTCGCCCTACAGCTCGCGCAACGCGACGGGCGCACTCGGGGAATCGCTCGAAATCACGTTCGTCGTGTCTCGCGATGGCGAATTGCCCGGCGCGATCGAGCTGAATCAGAACTTCCCCAACCCCTTCCACGAACGCACGACGATCGCCTTCAAGGTGCAAAAAACCGCGTACGTGACGCTCGACGTCTACAACGCCATGGGCCAACGCGTGCAACGCATCGTCGACCGCTACATGCCGGACGGCGTGCACCACGTCATCTTCGACGGCGCCGACCTGTCGAGCGGCCTCTACCTCTATCGGATCGAAAGCGAAGGCCAGGTGACGGTAGGCAAGATGCTGCTCGTGCGATAA
- a CDS encoding malectin domain-containing carbohydrate-binding protein yields the protein MINLLSTRSDLFLRIRYTFVLLIAALAMATTASAQVVVYRVNTGGAITPATDISYPDWAEDQQEALDPPPIQFAKKGTNSPYVNADVAGDQTAGRNKAAEIVFQDPVHAGVGTTLFNTQRWDPVTPEQNLIWSFPVLQERNYQVVLYFTELFGAGTGTRVFDILVEGELVVDNLDILAETGNLEKVVLAKTIDSYDHDGDNLLTIEFAAEIGIPVISAIEIVDMDSGNDAPIVVNPGNQSDDPGSNVELAVSASDPNEDVLSYFAEGLPTGLFMDSATGVISGTIDPSADGEYNVRLLVIDDGTPSRGTFAPFVWTIGSFAPIVTDPIGDLQVLDTDPDVQIDISSVFTDPAALDMEFNIFDNTNTDVVDATIENGLTLVLGFTPGARGVAEITVRATNTDGKSADDTFIVQVDGGTPRARVAITPTNGLGASTFNAGTLVVENLSTGTLKIEQVTIDLATSILPDMVFDPNGEAGDSGSKCIEANSGAEATGYIAPSDPCVDPFALPFQGGFYEASLAFDDFDAEEIFTFSVDVDPTSLKGASTVGEAGSVSGIELMGAVVTVQFTGGVTIVNDLFRVVEGGLGGGEAILYETPADAVTLAISGTEETQASFTDPEQVVVVSGPPFASVRLVQLDATLNPEDAPEGGFDIQPYEANQAMTVIEYDVALDESGTASVPVELKMTVPGNGLVGGLNYFMATTNTEGFMGRTSNTLVMELQVEGSVAFSEGWNLLGLSLEVADNNYLSLFGSLSPIGEPFLWDGAYTNSTTFDVGRGYWINVPAAGNVNVAGSEITSIVLPIVEGWNLISGPTCLLNTDDIVDSGGILVPGTFFAYEGGYQSVSQLAPNRGYWVLTTDAGAVTLTCSGVGVVAKRGAAATPAPDGFGALTVRDDAGRKQTLFFGGSLDEATDRRQYAMPPGAAQLRFDARFADDSRLAESDAAVVRIHSETYPVTVQIDALPAFSGRYVIEELVRGQVVATHEAVEGEGLVIANPDVETLRLSAESAAAEALPESFGLQGNYPNPFNPTTTVVFDLPEAANVRLDVFDLLGRRVLGLESRSMEAGAARQLSVDASELASGTYIYRLQATFDAGAQVQTGRMTLLK from the coding sequence ATGATAAACCTCCTATCCACGCGTTCGGACCTTTTCCTGCGCATCCGATACACATTCGTCCTGCTGATCGCCGCCCTGGCCATGGCCACCACGGCCTCCGCGCAGGTCGTGGTCTATCGCGTGAACACCGGCGGCGCCATCACGCCGGCCACGGACATCAGCTATCCCGACTGGGCCGAAGACCAGCAGGAGGCGCTCGATCCGCCTCCGATCCAGTTCGCCAAGAAAGGCACGAATTCGCCCTACGTGAATGCCGACGTCGCCGGCGATCAGACCGCCGGCCGCAACAAGGCCGCTGAAATCGTCTTCCAGGATCCCGTTCACGCCGGCGTGGGCACGACGCTCTTCAATACCCAGCGCTGGGATCCGGTGACGCCGGAGCAGAACCTGATCTGGAGCTTCCCGGTGCTTCAGGAGCGCAACTACCAGGTCGTGCTCTACTTCACCGAATTGTTCGGCGCCGGCACCGGCACACGCGTGTTCGATATCCTCGTGGAAGGCGAACTCGTGGTGGATAACCTGGATATCCTGGCCGAAACGGGCAATCTGGAGAAGGTCGTCCTCGCCAAAACCATCGACAGCTACGATCACGACGGCGATAATCTTCTCACCATCGAATTTGCGGCCGAGATCGGCATTCCGGTCATCAGCGCCATCGAAATCGTCGACATGGATTCGGGCAACGACGCGCCGATCGTCGTGAATCCGGGCAACCAGTCGGACGATCCCGGCTCGAACGTCGAACTGGCCGTTTCGGCCTCCGATCCCAACGAAGACGTACTCTCGTATTTTGCCGAGGGGCTGCCTACTGGATTGTTCATGGACAGCGCGACCGGCGTCATTTCGGGCACGATCGATCCGTCGGCCGACGGCGAATACAACGTCCGGCTCCTGGTCATCGACGACGGCACGCCGTCGCGCGGCACGTTTGCCCCGTTTGTGTGGACGATCGGCAGCTTTGCGCCCATCGTCACGGATCCCATCGGGGACCTGCAGGTGCTCGACACCGATCCCGACGTCCAGATCGATATTTCGTCGGTATTCACCGACCCCGCCGCGCTGGACATGGAGTTCAACATTTTCGATAACACGAACACCGATGTCGTCGATGCGACCATCGAGAACGGTCTGACGCTGGTGCTGGGCTTTACGCCGGGCGCGCGCGGCGTGGCGGAAATCACGGTCCGCGCCACGAATACCGACGGCAAGTCTGCGGACGATACATTCATCGTCCAGGTGGATGGCGGCACGCCCCGGGCGCGCGTAGCCATCACCCCGACGAACGGGCTGGGGGCGAGCACCTTCAACGCCGGCACCCTGGTCGTCGAAAACCTGTCTACCGGCACGCTGAAAATCGAGCAGGTGACGATCGACCTCGCGACGAGCATCCTGCCAGACATGGTGTTTGATCCGAACGGCGAGGCCGGCGACTCCGGCAGCAAGTGCATCGAGGCGAACTCGGGGGCCGAAGCGACCGGCTACATCGCTCCGTCCGATCCCTGCGTCGATCCGTTTGCCTTGCCTTTCCAGGGCGGATTCTACGAGGCTTCGCTGGCGTTCGACGATTTTGACGCCGAGGAGATCTTCACGTTTTCGGTCGATGTCGACCCCACGAGCCTCAAAGGCGCCAGCACGGTCGGTGAAGCCGGCTCGGTATCCGGCATCGAACTCATGGGCGCGGTCGTCACGGTGCAGTTTACGGGCGGCGTGACCATCGTGAACGATCTCTTCCGCGTGGTCGAAGGCGGCCTGGGCGGCGGCGAGGCGATCCTGTACGAGACGCCGGCCGACGCCGTCACGCTGGCGATCTCGGGGACGGAGGAGACCCAGGCCAGCTTTACGGACCCGGAGCAGGTGGTAGTCGTCAGCGGCCCGCCCTTTGCCTCGGTGCGTCTCGTTCAGCTGGATGCGACGCTCAACCCCGAGGACGCGCCGGAAGGCGGATTCGATATCCAGCCGTACGAAGCCAACCAGGCGATGACCGTGATCGAGTACGATGTCGCGCTCGATGAGTCCGGCACGGCCTCGGTGCCGGTCGAGCTGAAGATGACGGTGCCGGGCAACGGCCTCGTCGGCGGTCTGAACTATTTCATGGCCACCACCAACACCGAGGGCTTCATGGGCCGCACGTCCAACACGCTCGTGATGGAGTTGCAAGTGGAGGGATCCGTGGCGTTCAGTGAGGGCTGGAACCTGCTGGGCCTTTCGCTCGAGGTGGCGGACAACAACTACCTCTCGCTCTTCGGCTCGCTTTCGCCGATCGGGGAGCCTTTCCTCTGGGACGGGGCCTATACGAACTCCACCACCTTCGATGTCGGGCGCGGCTACTGGATCAACGTCCCGGCCGCCGGCAACGTCAACGTCGCCGGTTCAGAGATCACGTCGATCGTGTTGCCGATCGTCGAAGGCTGGAACCTGATCAGCGGGCCCACCTGTCTGCTCAATACGGACGACATCGTCGATAGCGGCGGCATCCTCGTCCCTGGCACCTTCTTCGCGTACGAGGGCGGCTACCAGAGCGTATCGCAGCTGGCCCCGAATCGGGGCTACTGGGTGCTGACCACCGACGCCGGCGCGGTCACGCTGACCTGCTCGGGTGTGGGCGTGGTGGCCAAACGGGGCGCCGCCGCGACGCCGGCGCCGGACGGCTTCGGCGCCCTCACGGTGCGCGACGACGCCGGCCGCAAGCAAACCCTGTTCTTCGGGGGATCGCTCGACGAGGCGACGGACAGGCGGCAGTACGCGATGCCTCCGGGCGCCGCCCAGCTCCGGTTCGACGCCCGCTTCGCGGACGACAGCCGGCTGGCTGAAAGCGATGCCGCTGTCGTGCGGATTCACAGCGAAACGTATCCGGTGACGGTGCAGATCGACGCGCTGCCGGCTTTTAGCGGCCGGTACGTGATCGAGGAGCTCGTGCGCGGCCAGGTTGTCGCTACGCACGAGGCGGTCGAAGGCGAGGGGCTCGTCATCGCGAACCCGGATGTCGAAACACTGCGCCTGTCGGCCGAAAGCGCGGCTGCGGAGGCGCTGCCGGAGTCGTTCGGCCTCCAGGGCAACTATCCGAACCCGTTTAATCCGACCACGACCGTGGTATTCGACCTGCCCGAAGCGGCCAACGTGCGGCTCGATGTGTTCGATCTGCTCGGCCGGCGAGTGCTCGGGCTCGAATCCCGCTCGATGGAAGCCGGCGCGGCGCGCCAGCTCTCCGTCGACGCGTCGGAACTGGCTTCGGGCACCTACATCTATCGCCTGCAGGCCACCTTCGACGCGGGCGCCCAGGTGCAGACGGGACGGATGACGCTGTTGAAGTAA